The Brasilonema sennae CENA114 genome includes a region encoding these proteins:
- a CDS encoding Pls/PosA family non-ribosomal peptide synthetase has translation MENKYSKFNTQQYSKTNDSINTQFYKLGKPPQRLHYFFETQCDANPDITALICDTERLSYAELDARANQLANYLLRRGIRSGSRVGILLERSVNTYVTLLAILKCGAAFVPLDPSFPQDRIAFIAENASLNLLVTTSQFVDITAGVCCQVLLLDAVAGAIAIQPANRIAIADSVDELCYIIYTSGSTGRPKGVAVNHSSICNFLTVCTPIYGVTCGDRVYQGMILAFDFSIEEIWPTFIVGATLVAGPTNHRRLGSELTDFLIEHAITVMYCVPTLLATIDRDLPLLRTLIVGGEACPQYLVERWSRPERRMLNTYGPTETTVTALWTELFPDQPVTIGKPLPTYSVYILDEQLHPVPSGEAGEICIGGIGVAQGYVNLPEQTAAKFVCDPFEQNDPQARLYRTGDLGRVTPNDEIEYLGRIDTQVKIRGYRIELTEIETVLLETPDVENAIVSLVSISTTVEELVAYITLRVPVADSEELKNRLHTVLRHRLPSYMVPAFIEILDTIPTLPNGKADRSKLPAPTQRMQRQHRSDQTLPVTLSKQESAIANIWQKLFPHAQISIKDDFFLDLGGHSLLAASLVSQLREQPEFSHVSMLDVYQCPTIAGLATRLTQQTALPNVPTAPLPFHRTSRKRYLRSVTVQALGLIVILFCFALQWLLPYLTYTWMQENDASNLQSAFLSIATLAGIIPLMLGFSIVAKWLLLGQVKPGKYPLWGSFYLRWWFVKNLLSITPLHFLSGTPLLNVYYRLLGAKIGTNVYLNSVNIDVPDLVSIGADSSLGYEARLLNATLEHGWLEIGSIKIGNRCFVGASAVLSQNTIIEENASLEDLSMLPPLQRIPAREVWAGSPAAKVGINESKMISRPARLRRIYFGTLQAILLLTLPILELLPILPGVEQMYSISDQKHWLLLSPLIALSFVILMALQIAALKWLIVGRVKPGSYRLDSHRYVRLWYVDKLMALSLDIIRPLYATLYLLPWYRLLGAKLGWRAEISTPSSLVPDLVTIGDESFIADGVIMGVPRVECGRIHLQSTKIGKRAFIGNSALLPAGVIIGDDTLIGCMSVTPADKSLVAKPDTSWFGSPAINLPQRQVVQGFSVESTYKPPMSLVLQRMSFEAVRVLFPLSWIVVLSSVLIDTMITLNDDWDESALILMLPFLYLGFGLVATAITIIAKWLIIGRYKSTERPLWSNFVFRSELVTCIHETLAVPLLVDMLRGTPFINWYLRLMGCKIGKQVYTDTTDITEFDTIEVGNDVALNSNCGLQTHLFEDRVMKISTVTIGDRCSVGSGAIVLYDTVMEPDSNLGNLSMLMKGESLPASTSWVGSPARIAE, from the coding sequence ATGGAAAATAAATATTCTAAATTCAACACGCAACAGTATTCCAAAACAAATGATTCTATAAATACTCAATTTTATAAGCTAGGAAAACCACCACAACGTCTTCACTACTTTTTTGAAACACAATGTGATGCCAACCCCGACATTACTGCTCTTATCTGCGATACAGAACGTCTGAGTTACGCTGAGCTGGACGCACGAGCTAATCAGTTAGCTAATTACCTTTTGCGTAGAGGTATCCGTTCAGGGAGCAGGGTTGGTATTTTGCTCGAACGCTCGGTTAACACTTATGTGACATTGCTGGCGATACTAAAGTGTGGTGCTGCGTTTGTACCGCTTGACCCGTCCTTCCCGCAAGACAGAATTGCCTTCATTGCTGAAAATGCGTCCCTGAATCTGTTGGTAACAACTAGTCAGTTTGTTGACATAACTGCCGGAGTGTGCTGCCAAGTCTTGTTGCTTGATGCTGTAGCCGGAGCGATAGCAATTCAACCAGCAAACCGTATTGCAATTGCAGACTCTGTTGACGAACTTTGCTACATCATTTACACCTCAGGCTCAACAGGTCGTCCCAAAGGTGTTGCAGTTAATCATTCCAGCATCTGTAATTTTCTTACGGTATGTACACCAATTTATGGTGTGACTTGTGGCGATCGCGTCTATCAAGGTATGATTCTTGCCTTCGATTTCTCGATTGAGGAAATTTGGCCCACCTTTATCGTCGGTGCAACGCTAGTGGCTGGTCCAACCAATCACCGACGACTTGGTTCTGAACTCACCGATTTTCTGATTGAGCACGCGATAACGGTGATGTACTGTGTACCCACACTGTTGGCAACTATTGATCGTGATCTGCCTTTACTGCGGACTTTAATAGTTGGCGGTGAAGCTTGTCCCCAATATCTGGTAGAACGCTGGAGCCGACCAGAACGACGGATGCTCAACACCTACGGACCGACTGAGACAACAGTCACTGCACTCTGGACGGAACTATTTCCTGATCAGCCGGTGACAATCGGCAAACCTTTACCCACTTATAGCGTCTATATTCTGGATGAGCAGTTGCATCCAGTTCCTTCCGGGGAAGCGGGGGAAATCTGCATTGGCGGTATTGGTGTTGCACAAGGTTATGTCAACTTGCCGGAACAAACCGCCGCCAAGTTTGTCTGCGATCCATTTGAGCAGAACGATCCTCAAGCAAGGTTGTACCGGACGGGTGATCTGGGGCGAGTAACACCCAACGATGAAATTGAATATTTAGGACGCATTGACACTCAAGTCAAAATCAGGGGTTACCGCATTGAGTTGACGGAAATTGAGACAGTTTTGTTAGAAACCCCAGACGTTGAAAATGCTATTGTCTCTTTGGTGTCTATTAGCACAACTGTTGAGGAATTGGTCGCCTACATCACACTGCGTGTTCCTGTTGCCGATTCTGAAGAACTGAAAAATCGTTTGCATACAGTATTAAGGCACCGCTTACCCAGTTACATGGTGCCAGCTTTCATCGAAATTTTGGATACCATTCCGACGCTACCCAACGGTAAGGCAGACCGCTCAAAGTTGCCTGCGCCAACCCAAAGGATGCAACGTCAGCATCGTAGTGATCAGACGCTGCCCGTCACCTTATCAAAGCAGGAGTCGGCGATTGCCAACATCTGGCAAAAGCTTTTTCCCCACGCCCAAATTTCTATAAAGGATGACTTCTTCCTCGACTTGGGAGGACACTCACTTTTGGCTGCCAGCTTGGTGTCTCAATTGCGAGAGCAACCTGAGTTTAGTCACGTCTCCATGCTTGATGTCTATCAATGCCCTACCATTGCTGGATTAGCAACCCGGTTGACGCAACAAACAGCTTTGCCAAATGTTCCAACTGCCCCTCTTCCCTTCCATCGTACGAGTCGCAAACGCTACCTGAGGAGCGTAACCGTTCAGGCATTAGGACTAATAGTCATTCTATTTTGCTTTGCCTTACAGTGGTTGCTACCTTATCTAACCTACACTTGGATGCAGGAGAACGACGCCAGCAATCTTCAGTCCGCTTTCTTGTCCATCGCTACTTTGGCAGGAATTATTCCCTTAATGCTTGGGTTCTCCATTGTTGCGAAGTGGCTGCTTCTAGGACAAGTGAAGCCAGGAAAGTATCCGCTTTGGGGCAGTTTTTACTTGCGCTGGTGGTTTGTCAAGAACTTGCTATCGATTACACCATTGCACTTCTTGAGTGGTACTCCGTTGCTCAATGTCTACTACCGACTGCTAGGAGCTAAAATCGGAACCAATGTTTACCTGAATTCGGTTAATATCGATGTTCCTGACTTGGTAAGTATTGGTGCAGATAGTAGCCTTGGCTACGAAGCACGATTGCTAAATGCTACACTGGAACACGGTTGGCTGGAAATTGGTTCGATTAAGATTGGCAATCGTTGCTTTGTCGGTGCTAGTGCTGTACTAAGCCAAAACACAATCATCGAAGAAAATGCCAGTCTGGAAGATTTATCAATGCTGCCACCGCTGCAACGGATTCCAGCAAGGGAAGTTTGGGCTGGTTCTCCTGCTGCTAAAGTGGGAATCAACGAAAGCAAAATGATATCCCGTCCTGCGCGACTGCGACGAATTTATTTTGGCACTCTCCAGGCAATTTTATTGCTGACGCTACCAATTTTAGAACTTCTGCCAATTCTTCCTGGAGTCGAGCAAATGTACTCCATTAGTGATCAGAAACATTGGCTGCTTTTGTCACCTTTGATAGCCTTATCGTTTGTCATCTTGATGGCATTACAAATTGCCGCACTCAAGTGGTTAATCGTTGGACGCGTCAAACCTGGCTCATATCGCTTAGACAGTCATCGTTACGTAAGATTGTGGTATGTTGATAAGCTGATGGCATTGAGCCTCGATATTATTCGTCCGCTTTACGCCACCCTGTATCTGCTACCTTGGTATCGCCTGCTGGGAGCAAAGCTAGGATGGCGGGCAGAAATCTCTACACCATCCTCTTTGGTTCCGGATTTAGTGACAATCGGCGATGAAAGCTTTATTGCAGATGGTGTGATTATGGGTGTACCCAGAGTTGAGTGTGGACGCATACATTTGCAATCAACAAAGATTGGTAAGCGTGCCTTCATTGGTAACAGTGCTTTACTACCAGCAGGCGTGATCATTGGCGATGACACCCTCATTGGCTGTATGTCTGTTACTCCCGCTGATAAAAGCTTAGTTGCTAAACCCGATACCTCCTGGTTCGGTTCCCCAGCCATTAACCTACCACAACGGCAAGTTGTCCAGGGTTTTTCAGTGGAATCGACCTACAAGCCACCGATGAGTTTGGTGCTGCAACGCATGAGCTTTGAGGCAGTTCGAGTGCTGTTCCCTCTTAGTTGGATCGTCGTTCTAAGTTCAGTACTTATTGATACAATGATTACGCTGAACGATGATTGGGATGAATCAGCATTGATACTCATGTTGCCGTTCCTCTATCTCGGTTTTGGACTAGTAGCCACGGCGATCACTATCATTGCTAAATGGCTAATTATCGGTCGGTATAAATCGACAGAACGTCCTTTATGGTCGAATTTCGTGTTTCGCTCGGAACTAGTTACTTGTATCCATGAAACCCTGGCAGTTCCCTTACTGGTGGATATGCTGCGAGGCACTCCCTTTATTAACTGGTATTTGCGCTTAATGGGCTGCAAAATTGGTAAACAGGTTTACACCGATACCACCGATATCACCGAATTTGACACAATAGAGGTTGGGAATGATGTCGCACTCAATAGTAATTGTGGTTTGCAAACCCACCTGTTTGAAGACCGTGTAATGAAGATATCAACCGTGACTATTGGCGATCGCTGTTCGGTAGGCAGTGGTGCGATCGTTCTCTACGATACTGTCATGGAACCCGATTCCAACCTGGGCAATCTGTCCATGCTGATGAAAGGCGAATCCCTACCTGCTAGTACCTCTTGGGTGGGTTCACCTGCCCGGATTGCTGAGTAG
- a CDS encoding ABC transporter ATP-binding protein, which produces MNQESFTTSQLGLPILEVKNLTRRFGGLVAVNDVSFTITQFEIFGLIGPNGAGKTTLFNLMTGFITPSSGQLLYHGADFSQLHPHQIASLGIGRTFQNIRLFAELSALENVRIARDCRIKTNTFKGIFGLPPAPREEQKSKQKALELLELVGLGERLDEKAKNFSYGDQRRLEIARALALEPQILLLDEPAAGMNPNEKQQLSKFIRNLRDKFHLTIILIEHHVPLVMGLCDRIAVLDFGQLIALGEPSVVRSNQAVIEAYLGND; this is translated from the coding sequence ATGAATCAAGAAAGTTTCACTACAAGTCAGTTGGGATTACCAATATTAGAGGTGAAAAATCTCACTCGCCGTTTTGGGGGATTAGTAGCGGTTAATGACGTCTCTTTCACAATAACTCAGTTTGAAATATTTGGACTCATTGGTCCCAACGGGGCTGGTAAGACAACTTTGTTTAATTTGATGACAGGCTTTATCACACCTTCTAGTGGACAATTACTTTATCATGGTGCCGATTTTTCTCAATTACATCCTCACCAAATTGCAAGTTTAGGTATTGGACGAACATTCCAAAATATTCGCTTATTTGCTGAACTATCAGCATTAGAAAATGTGAGAATTGCGCGTGATTGCCGTATCAAAACTAATACGTTTAAAGGTATTTTCGGATTGCCACCGGCTCCTAGGGAAGAACAAAAAAGTAAGCAAAAAGCTTTAGAATTACTAGAGCTTGTTGGTTTAGGTGAGCGTCTTGACGAAAAGGCTAAAAATTTTTCCTATGGCGACCAAAGACGACTAGAAATTGCCCGTGCCCTTGCCTTAGAACCGCAAATTTTACTGTTAGACGAACCAGCAGCAGGCATGAACCCTAATGAAAAGCAACAACTAAGTAAATTTATCCGTAATCTACGGGACAAATTCCACTTGACGATAATTCTTATTGAGCATCATGTCCCCTTGGTTATGGGTTTGTGTGACCGTATTGCTGTCTTAGATTTTGGTCAGTTGATTGCTTTGGGGGAACCATCTGTTGTTAGAAGTAACCAAGCTGTTATTGAAGCGTATTTAGGTAACGATTAA
- a CDS encoding PAS domain-containing protein has translation MLPEHSLPKLPLPITDTNRLAVLHRYDILDTPPDAAFDDLTQLAAQICQTPVALITFVDADRQWFKSSFGVQMTELPLDIGFCPAIVQTGDSLIIPDTQANPEFATNLAVSDNGLRFYTGVPLTTSDGYVVGTLCVLDFVPRQMSEKQINGLRILSRQVMTQLELRLSARKVAQTNIALTAVSAGVATSVGETFLYSLVQHLSKALGVKYAYIGLLAKHEPEVIEAIAVCADGRIVDNFEYLLRDTPCQEVIQQRKLCCYPHNVQQQFPDAPLLAPFQVESYAAIPFYDSTGAALGLLGVMDDKPLEAIALTESLLTIFAVRIATELERQLAETLLYDSQHRVQNLLANMPGMVYRYVPGVDGSSRFVFVNYGCYDLFEIEPETALQDANSIWDLIHPEDLASFQVSVAYAIEHFLPWDWVGRVITPSGRLKWIQGRSSAEETLDGIAWDGWLIDITERKRVEAALGERDQQLKLALETSKLGSWQLDLKTNVLSVSNQCKMNFGVPLSSEFSHQILMQRIHPDDRAWVQAAIQDSIVNRTDYDVEYRTVWDDASIHWALVRGCPIYDRAGNPERMMGMSMDITARKQAEATLRESEARLQFVLDSCQIGEWDLDLTTQPYSARRSLRHDQIFGYDSLLPEWSYEIFLTYVHPDDRASVAQKFQHTLSTWADWDFECRIISSDGQLRWIWAKGSVYRDADNIPSRLLGVVVDFTERKQAQASLRESEELNHQILESSYDCIKVLDLDGKILYINSGGQRLLNICDLGCYLNSDWIQFWQGEDRQAAQAAIRAALSGGVGRFQGYCPTADGIPKWWEVMISPILDSTGEAERLLSISRDITDRIQFDIERDRILAQEQQARAEAERANRIKDEFLAVLSHELRTPLNPILGWSKLLQQGKLDAAKTANALATINRNAKLQVQLIDDLLDVSRILRGKLSLTITPVNLSTVICAALETVRLAAEAKSLQIQTTIPEAVGTVNGDAGRLQQVVWNLLTNAVKFTPAGGQIAVELTQVGSNAQIQVKDTGKGIGSDFLPYVFEHFRQEDGATTRKFGGLGLGLVIVRQIVEMHGGTVTVDSPGEGQGATFTVQIPLACQSNELPTPQQSSSHTGDLSGIRILVVDDEADSRQFVAFILEQANAIVTSVGSGIDALQAFSQSIPDIIVSDIGMPEMDGYMMMRQIRALPVEQGGQVPAIALTAYAAEVDQERAIAAGFLHHIAKPIDPDAVLAIVLNTTCVRKHRGVRGASAGVRQSGLGGFPHEELPKGFPDLRHLAL, from the coding sequence ATGTTGCCTGAACACTCCTTACCGAAACTACCTCTCCCAATCACTGACACAAACCGGTTGGCAGTACTCCATCGGTACGATATCCTGGATACTCCGCCGGATGCTGCATTTGATGATCTGACGCAATTAGCAGCTCAGATTTGCCAAACTCCAGTCGCGCTTATTACTTTTGTGGATGCTGATCGCCAGTGGTTTAAGTCGAGCTTTGGAGTGCAAATGACGGAATTACCATTGGATATAGGGTTTTGTCCTGCTATTGTTCAAACGGGAGACTCGTTAATCATTCCAGATACGCAAGCAAATCCAGAGTTTGCCACAAATTTAGCAGTGTCTGATAACGGTCTACGTTTCTATACAGGAGTTCCCCTGACCACGTCAGACGGCTATGTTGTTGGAACGCTGTGTGTGCTGGATTTTGTTCCACGTCAGATGAGTGAAAAGCAAATCAATGGCTTACGCATTTTAAGTCGTCAAGTGATGACGCAACTAGAACTACGGCTGTCTGCTCGGAAAGTGGCTCAAACGAATATAGCATTGACTGCTGTATCTGCTGGTGTTGCAACAAGCGTAGGAGAAACGTTTCTTTACTCGCTCGTGCAACATTTGAGTAAGGCGTTAGGCGTGAAGTATGCTTACATTGGGTTGTTAGCAAAGCATGAACCAGAAGTGATTGAAGCGATCGCAGTCTGTGCAGATGGACGCATCGTAGACAACTTCGAGTATTTGCTGCGCGACACCCCTTGCCAAGAAGTCATCCAGCAACGCAAGCTGTGCTGCTATCCCCACAACGTGCAGCAGCAGTTTCCAGACGCCCCCCTGTTGGCTCCATTTCAGGTGGAAAGTTATGCCGCAATTCCCTTCTACGACTCGACAGGTGCTGCACTCGGTTTGCTGGGTGTGATGGACGACAAACCTTTAGAGGCGATTGCATTAACCGAATCACTCCTAACAATCTTTGCTGTACGGATTGCTACAGAATTAGAACGACAGCTAGCAGAGACATTGCTGTACGACAGTCAACACCGAGTTCAAAACCTGCTTGCCAATATGCCAGGGATGGTGTACAGGTATGTTCCTGGTGTAGATGGTTCAAGTCGCTTTGTTTTCGTTAATTATGGCTGCTACGACTTGTTTGAAATAGAACCAGAAACTGCACTTCAAGATGCCAATTCCATTTGGGACTTAATCCACCCAGAAGACTTAGCCTCGTTTCAAGTGTCGGTTGCTTATGCGATTGAGCATTTTCTGCCGTGGGACTGGGTGGGACGTGTGATCACCCCTTCAGGGCGACTCAAGTGGATTCAAGGTCGATCCAGTGCAGAGGAAACCTTAGATGGAATTGCATGGGATGGCTGGCTAATTGATATTACTGAACGCAAGCGCGTTGAAGCAGCCTTAGGAGAACGCGATCAACAGCTTAAACTTGCACTTGAAACCAGTAAGCTTGGCTCCTGGCAACTTGATCTCAAGACAAACGTTTTATCTGTCTCTAACCAATGCAAAATGAACTTTGGTGTTCCACTTTCATCTGAGTTTTCGCACCAGATTTTGATGCAACGGATCCATCCAGATGATCGGGCTTGGGTGCAAGCAGCGATACAAGACTCAATCGTTAATCGCACTGATTACGATGTGGAGTACCGCACCGTTTGGGACGATGCTAGTATTCACTGGGCGCTGGTGCGAGGTTGTCCGATTTATGACAGAGCAGGCAATCCTGAGCGTATGATGGGTATGTCAATGGACATCACTGCTCGCAAACAAGCTGAAGCTACTCTGCGAGAAAGCGAAGCGCGATTACAGTTTGTGCTCGACTCTTGCCAGATTGGTGAGTGGGATTTAGATTTGACGACTCAACCTTATAGCGCGAGGCGATCACTCAGACACGACCAAATTTTTGGTTATGACTCACTGCTGCCAGAATGGAGTTACGAAATCTTCTTAACATACGTTCACCCTGATGATCGAGCTTCTGTTGCTCAAAAGTTCCAGCACACGCTCTCAACTTGGGCAGATTGGGATTTTGAATGCAGAATTATCAGCTCGGATGGACAACTTCGTTGGATTTGGGCGAAGGGTAGTGTTTACCGAGACGCGGACAACATTCCGTCCCGATTGCTAGGAGTGGTGGTTGATTTTACCGAACGTAAACAAGCACAAGCGTCACTGCGCGAAAGCGAAGAATTAAATCACCAAATTTTGGAGAGCAGCTACGACTGTATCAAGGTATTGGACTTAGATGGAAAAATACTCTACATCAATTCAGGTGGGCAGCGTTTACTAAATATTTGTGACTTGGGCTGTTATCTCAACAGCGATTGGATACAATTTTGGCAAGGTGAGGACCGACAAGCAGCACAAGCTGCGATCAGAGCGGCGTTATCAGGTGGTGTAGGTCGATTTCAAGGTTACTGTCCCACCGCCGATGGAATTCCAAAATGGTGGGAAGTGATGATTTCGCCGATTTTAGATTCCACAGGAGAGGCAGAACGACTGCTGTCCATTTCACGGGACATAACTGATCGCATTCAATTTGACATAGAACGAGATCGTATCCTTGCTCAAGAACAACAAGCAAGGGCAGAAGCTGAACGAGCAAACCGTATCAAAGACGAATTTTTAGCAGTCCTCTCCCACGAATTACGCACACCGCTTAATCCAATTCTGGGATGGTCAAAACTTCTGCAACAGGGTAAACTCGATGCTGCAAAAACGGCTAACGCCCTTGCTACAATTAATCGCAACGCCAAATTGCAGGTGCAGCTGATTGACGATCTCCTCGACGTCTCCCGAATTCTGCGCGGCAAGTTGAGCTTGACGATAACACCTGTTAATCTTAGCACGGTAATTTGTGCCGCCCTCGAAACAGTTCGATTAGCCGCAGAAGCAAAATCGCTACAGATTCAAACAACCATCCCGGAAGCAGTCGGCACAGTTAACGGTGATGCCGGACGATTACAACAAGTGGTATGGAATCTCCTAACCAATGCAGTGAAATTTACTCCTGCAGGCGGACAAATAGCTGTTGAATTAACCCAAGTAGGAAGTAACGCCCAAATCCAAGTCAAAGACACAGGAAAAGGAATTGGTTCTGACTTTTTGCCGTACGTGTTTGAGCATTTCCGCCAAGAAGATGGAGCAACAACACGCAAGTTTGGCGGGCTGGGGTTAGGGCTGGTGATCGTCCGGCAAATAGTTGAAATGCACGGTGGAACTGTCACAGTAGATAGTCCTGGTGAAGGGCAAGGAGCCACCTTTACTGTTCAAATTCCGCTTGCTTGCCAGTCAAATGAACTACCTACTCCACAGCAATCATCATCTCATACAGGCGACTTGAGCGGCATTCGCATCTTAGTGGTAGATGATGAGGCAGATTCGCGGCAGTTCGTCGCTTTTATTTTAGAGCAAGCAAATGCGATTGTTACAAGCGTTGGATCTGGGATTGATGCACTCCAAGCTTTTTCCCAATCAATTCCCGATATCATCGTCAGCGATATTGGAATGCCAGAGATGGATGGCTACATGATGATGCGTCAAATTCGTGCCCTTCCGGTTGAGCAAGGTGGACAGGTTCCGGCGATCGCCTTGACAGCTTATGCTGCAGAAGTTGATCAAGAGCGAGCGATCGCAGCAGGATTTCTACATCACATTGCCAAACCAATTGATCCAGATGCTGTGCTTGCGATCGTTCTTAACACCACATGTGTTAGGAAACACAGGGGTGTAAGGGGAGCCAGTGCCGGGGTGAGGCAGTCTGGTCTTGGGGGTTTCCCCCATGAGGAACTGCCGAAAGGGTTCCCCGACTTGAGGCATCTGGCGTTGTAA
- a CDS encoding ABC transporter ATP-binding protein: protein MNTDVLNNQQDFPILEIKDLYVNYGGIEALQKINLFVNNGEVVTLIGANGAGKTTTLRAISKIINPRHGTIMYSGRNITRRQPHEVVQLGIAHCPEGRRVLARQTVLDNLLLGAYIRSNQTEVRNDIQYQFEMFPRLAQRRHQLAGTLSGGEQQMLAIARALMSKPKLLLLDEPSLGLAPTIVREIFSIIQNLRATGVTILLVEQNANLALQIADRGYVLEAGCITLSGAASQLITDERVKKAYLG from the coding sequence ATGAATACAGATGTTTTAAATAATCAACAAGATTTTCCAATATTAGAAATCAAAGACCTTTATGTTAATTATGGGGGAATTGAAGCTCTACAAAAAATTAACTTATTCGTGAACAATGGTGAGGTTGTTACCCTCATAGGTGCTAATGGTGCTGGCAAAACGACGACTCTCCGCGCTATTTCCAAAATAATTAATCCTCGCCACGGCACAATTATGTACAGCGGACGCAATATTACGCGTCGCCAACCTCATGAAGTTGTACAATTGGGGATTGCCCACTGTCCTGAAGGAAGAAGAGTATTAGCTCGGCAAACAGTTTTAGATAATTTACTTTTGGGTGCTTATATTCGCTCTAATCAAACAGAGGTGAGAAATGATATTCAGTACCAATTTGAGATGTTCCCGCGTTTAGCACAAAGGCGTCATCAACTTGCAGGAACTCTCAGTGGTGGTGAACAACAAATGTTAGCAATAGCTCGTGCTTTGATGAGTAAACCTAAACTTTTGCTTTTAGATGAGCCTAGCTTAGGTTTAGCACCAACAATTGTTCGTGAAATTTTCAGTATTATTCAGAATCTGCGTGCAACAGGCGTTACTATCCTTCTAGTTGAACAAAACGCCAATCTTGCCCTACAAATTGCAGACCGTGGTTATGTATTAGAAGCAGGTTGCATTACATTATCAGGTGCAGCATCACAATTAATTACTGATGAGCGAGTGAAAAAAGCTTATTTGGGTTGA
- a CDS encoding branched-chain amino acid ABC transporter permease, with protein sequence MAEFFATYGSLIVSMVIGALLGLSLYLPLMAGQLSMASPGFYALGGYTAAILSTTVFASKSNSFPIPLLLVEMLIAAVISGLVGVAVGIPALRLRGIYLAIATIAFVEVLRVISLNLDITGGAVGIFGIPQPFETPIEYLWIVLPLLFISIAFIYRLERIRVGRAFIAIREDELAAGAMGVNATYYKVLAFTSGCILAGMVGAVSAHFLNTWNARQGTFDASIIYLTFVLIGGSRTFLGPVVGGMVFTALPEVLRSIADTSGLPSWFAQFLRDGRLILFGLLIVIGTIFFPQGLVTPDFLKKWRKRSNSIFK encoded by the coding sequence ATGGCTGAATTTTTCGCTACTTACGGTTCTCTTATCGTCTCTATGGTAATAGGGGCCTTGCTGGGGCTATCGTTATACTTGCCACTTATGGCAGGACAGTTATCTATGGCAAGCCCTGGTTTTTATGCTTTGGGTGGTTACACTGCTGCGATTCTCTCTACAACTGTTTTTGCTTCCAAGAGTAACTCATTCCCCATTCCACTACTCTTAGTGGAGATGTTGATTGCTGCAGTTATTTCTGGTTTAGTGGGGGTGGCGGTGGGAATTCCGGCGTTGCGGTTGCGGGGGATTTATTTGGCGATCGCCACCATTGCTTTTGTAGAAGTTCTGCGAGTCATATCCCTAAATTTGGATATTACAGGTGGTGCTGTCGGCATTTTTGGTATCCCTCAACCTTTTGAAACACCAATTGAATATTTATGGATTGTCCTACCATTGCTGTTCATTAGCATTGCATTCATTTACCGTTTAGAACGCATCCGAGTCGGAAGAGCATTTATCGCTATCCGTGAAGATGAATTGGCTGCTGGTGCGATGGGAGTTAATGCAACTTACTATAAAGTTTTGGCATTCACCTCAGGATGTATTCTGGCTGGAATGGTTGGTGCAGTTAGCGCCCATTTTCTCAACACCTGGAATGCACGTCAAGGAACCTTTGATGCTAGTATTATCTACTTAACTTTTGTGTTAATTGGTGGTTCCAGAACTTTCTTAGGTCCAGTTGTTGGAGGTATGGTATTTACAGCTTTGCCAGAAGTATTGAGATCAATAGCAGATACAAGCGGTTTACCTTCTTGGTTTGCGCAATTTCTACGAGATGGTAGATTAATTCTCTTTGGATTACTTATAGTGATTGGTACAATATTTTTCCCCCAAGGTCTTGTCACTCCAGATTTCTTGAAAAAATGGAGAAAGCGCAGTAATAGTATTTTTAAATAA